The Antarcticibacterium sp. 1MA-6-2 genome has a window encoding:
- a CDS encoding heavy metal translocating P-type ATPase, with product MEWFKGYLRILVFGIAYVLVGGKVVKHAVTNIGRGNIFNEFFLMTIATLGAFYIGEFAEGVAVMLFYVIGEHFQEAAVARSRRSIKELIDNRPEKVSVQKNGRFEDVDPKNVNIGEIIQVKPGEKVALDGIVLNEGSSFNTAALTGESKPDTKRKGEAVMAGMINLEKLVELEVTSRYEDSALSKILKLVEEASGRKAKTQQFITKFAKIYTPIVVFMAIGLALLPYFLVETYVFDDWLYRALVFLVISCPCALVISIPLGYFGGIGAASRNGLLFKGSNFLDLITEVDTVVMDKTGTLTEGVFKVQEVSVENISKAEFLALTAALESKSTHPIASAVVEHAGDNYKQLEVKEVEEIAGHGLKGIVEGKKLLVGNAKLLRKFNITYDPAIDEIVETIVVVAINGQYTGYITIADAIKEDAAAAISKLREYGIISVIMLSGDKDSIVQKVAGQLNLDKAYGGLLPQDKVTKVEELKEQGKKVAFVGDGINDAPVITLADVGIAMGALGSDAAIETADVVIQTDQPSKIGTAIKIGKKTRQIVWQNIILAFGVKALVLTFGAFGVASLWEAVFADVGVAFLAILNAIRLQKIKF from the coding sequence GTGGAATGGTTTAAAGGCTATTTAAGGATATTAGTATTTGGTATAGCTTACGTTCTGGTAGGAGGAAAAGTTGTAAAACATGCCGTAACTAACATAGGCAGGGGAAATATCTTCAATGAATTTTTCTTAATGACCATTGCCACTCTTGGTGCGTTCTACATAGGAGAATTTGCCGAAGGTGTTGCGGTAATGCTGTTTTATGTAATTGGAGAACATTTTCAGGAAGCAGCAGTGGCCCGTTCCAGGCGTTCTATTAAAGAATTAATTGATAACCGTCCTGAAAAAGTAAGTGTGCAAAAAAATGGAAGGTTTGAAGATGTTGATCCAAAAAATGTAAACATTGGAGAAATAATTCAGGTCAAACCCGGGGAAAAAGTAGCTCTTGATGGAATAGTTCTTAATGAAGGTTCCTCCTTTAATACAGCCGCACTTACCGGAGAATCCAAACCCGACACCAAAAGAAAAGGGGAAGCCGTCATGGCTGGGATGATTAACCTGGAAAAACTTGTAGAGCTTGAAGTGACCTCCCGCTATGAAGATAGTGCCCTCTCTAAAATTCTAAAACTCGTAGAAGAAGCAAGTGGCAGAAAAGCAAAAACCCAACAGTTCATTACAAAATTTGCCAAAATTTATACCCCAATAGTAGTGTTTATGGCTATTGGTTTAGCTCTACTACCTTATTTTCTTGTAGAAACCTATGTCTTCGACGACTGGCTTTATCGGGCCCTGGTATTTCTGGTGATCTCCTGTCCCTGTGCACTGGTAATTTCCATACCTCTGGGATATTTTGGTGGAATTGGAGCGGCTTCACGTAATGGCCTCCTCTTTAAAGGTTCTAATTTCCTGGATCTTATTACAGAAGTGGATACTGTTGTAATGGATAAAACAGGAACATTGACAGAAGGGGTTTTTAAGGTACAGGAAGTAAGTGTTGAAAATATTTCAAAAGCTGAATTCCTCGCTTTAACTGCGGCTCTGGAAAGTAAATCCACTCATCCTATCGCCTCGGCAGTTGTAGAACATGCGGGAGATAATTATAAACAACTTGAAGTAAAGGAAGTAGAAGAAATAGCCGGACACGGGCTCAAAGGAATAGTAGAGGGGAAAAAACTCCTTGTAGGGAATGCAAAATTATTGAGGAAATTTAATATTACTTACGATCCTGCAATAGATGAAATTGTCGAAACCATAGTAGTGGTTGCCATAAACGGCCAATATACAGGCTATATTACCATTGCCGATGCAATAAAAGAAGATGCCGCAGCGGCCATATCAAAACTTAGGGAATATGGGATTATTTCTGTTATTATGCTCTCGGGAGATAAAGATTCTATTGTTCAAAAAGTTGCCGGGCAATTAAATCTCGATAAAGCTTATGGTGGACTCTTGCCCCAGGATAAGGTGACAAAAGTGGAGGAACTTAAGGAACAGGGTAAAAAAGTAGCATTTGTAGGAGACGGGATTAATGATGCTCCCGTAATTACCTTAGCTGATGTAGGAATAGCTATGGGTGCTTTAGGATCTGATGCAGCGATTGAAACAGCCGATGTGGTAATCCAAACCGATCAACCTTCCAAAATAGGAACTGCTATTAAAATTGGGAAGAAAACAAGGCAGATCGTGTGGCAAAACATAATCCTGGCCTTCGGTGTAAAAGCTTTGGTGCTCACTTTTGGAGCATTTGGGGTAGCTTCTTTGTGGGAAGCAGTTTTTGCTGATGTAGGTGTCGCATTCCTTGCTATTTTAAATGCAATTCGATTGCAGAAAATAAAATTCTAG
- a CDS encoding manganese catalase family protein has translation MFYHVKELQFNARVSKPDPAFATLLLEQFGGANGELKAALQYFTQAFAAEKVHPDKYDLLMDIATEEFSHLEIVGATIQMLLKGVHGSLKDAADESEIMPLMQGTASKEEFIHQAMVNPQFFNLSGGGPTLTDSNGNPWTSAYVTANGDLTVDLRSNIAAESRAKIVYEYLLQHTSDPYVKDTLRFLMTREVAHFQMFQAALETIEPNFPPGVLQSDPRYSNQYFNLSNGEEVRGPWNEGKSPKLGETWEYISDPVEHVKKTKGLIDGEQTSKRTQKEVDKMNKELSKKKVQEIKKALPDNKKEMQWSKY, from the coding sequence ATGTTTTATCACGTAAAAGAACTTCAATTTAATGCGAGGGTCTCAAAGCCAGATCCTGCTTTTGCCACATTACTTCTTGAACAGTTTGGAGGTGCTAATGGAGAATTAAAAGCTGCCCTGCAATATTTCACCCAGGCGTTTGCAGCAGAAAAAGTGCATCCCGACAAATATGATCTTCTAATGGATATTGCTACTGAAGAATTCAGCCATTTGGAGATTGTGGGAGCAACCATACAGATGCTTTTAAAAGGTGTTCACGGCAGCCTTAAAGATGCTGCAGATGAATCTGAAATAATGCCGTTGATGCAGGGAACTGCTTCCAAAGAGGAGTTTATTCACCAGGCCATGGTCAATCCTCAATTCTTTAATCTCTCGGGAGGTGGTCCAACCTTAACAGATAGTAACGGAAACCCCTGGACCTCTGCATATGTTACAGCTAACGGTGATCTTACCGTTGACCTGCGATCTAATATTGCGGCAGAATCCCGTGCAAAAATTGTATATGAATACCTTCTTCAACACACATCTGATCCTTATGTGAAGGACACCTTACGATTTTTAATGACCAGGGAAGTAGCACATTTTCAAATGTTCCAGGCAGCTTTGGAAACTATAGAACCTAATTTCCCTCCCGGAGTGCTGCAAAGCGACCCTCGTTACAGTAACCAATATTTCAACCTTTCTAATGGGGAAGAAGTTCGGGGTCCCTGGAATGAAGGTAAGAGTCCAAAACTTGGCGAGACCTGGGAATATATTTCAGACCCTGTGGAGCACGTCAAAAAAACTAAAGGATTGATTGATGGGGAACAGACTTCTAAAAGAACTCAAAAGGAGGTAGATAAAATGAACAAGGAACTGAGTAAAAAGAAGGTACAGGAAATTAAAAAAGCCTTACCCGATAATAAGAAAGAAATGCAGTGGAGCAAATATTAA
- a CDS encoding sialate O-acetylesterase — translation MCFNKINPSKFGVLSTIGEEVIIDFSKRRYKTKVNDNGAWEVKLREQKYNTTPQTIRVQSGENETTLKNILIGDLWLLIGQSNMEWPMEAEMHYENELPHAKNSKLRFYNPKYVGKNIYGSPFNKEQVEKLEDGELFYDGKWEVSDTSSIKKMSAIGYYFGKAIINSENIPIGLINLSIGGAPLETFIDTQTLKENPKFSTKISETWLENNFLPIWIRERGMENIGNNSAEDKTTDNHAYKPGFAFSSAIEPLLKMPVKGVLWYQGESNAQEMERVKEYRELQKLMLEDYRERWNNKNLPFYYVQLSSIDTAKYDSHYWPEFRDGQRRFLDEIKNVGMAVSSDIGNKNDVHPRNKKVVGERLARWALKTEYGRDVLPSGPLVKKVIYKGGNIVVEFKYA, via the coding sequence TTGTGCTTCAACAAAATAAACCCATCAAAATTTGGGGTACTGAGTACTATTGGTGAGGAAGTTATTATTGACTTCTCGAAAAGGAGGTATAAAACAAAGGTCAATGATAACGGAGCATGGGAAGTAAAACTGAGGGAACAGAAATATAATACCACACCTCAAACTATTCGAGTGCAGTCAGGAGAAAATGAAACTACTTTAAAAAATATACTTATTGGCGATCTATGGCTGTTAATTGGCCAATCTAATATGGAATGGCCTATGGAGGCAGAGATGCATTATGAAAATGAACTGCCACATGCAAAAAATAGTAAGCTTCGGTTTTATAATCCCAAATATGTGGGTAAAAATATCTATGGTAGCCCTTTCAATAAGGAGCAGGTAGAAAAATTAGAAGATGGAGAACTTTTTTACGACGGAAAGTGGGAAGTAAGTGACACTTCTTCTATTAAAAAAATGAGTGCAATAGGATATTATTTCGGAAAGGCAATTATCAATTCCGAAAATATTCCCATTGGTCTTATTAATTTATCTATAGGTGGAGCGCCATTGGAAACTTTTATCGATACCCAAACTTTAAAAGAAAATCCAAAGTTTTCTACCAAAATAAGTGAAACATGGCTTGAAAATAATTTCCTTCCCATTTGGATAAGGGAACGGGGAATGGAGAATATTGGGAATAATTCCGCAGAAGATAAAACGACTGATAACCACGCCTATAAGCCGGGATTTGCTTTTTCTTCAGCAATTGAACCTCTTCTAAAAATGCCTGTAAAAGGTGTTCTATGGTACCAGGGAGAAAGTAATGCCCAGGAGATGGAACGGGTGAAAGAATATAGGGAATTACAAAAACTAATGCTGGAAGATTACCGTGAAAGATGGAATAATAAGAATCTCCCTTTTTACTATGTGCAGTTATCTTCCATAGATACGGCTAAATATGACTCACATTATTGGCCTGAGTTTAGAGATGGCCAGCGGCGGTTTCTCGATGAAATTAAAAACGTAGGAATGGCGGTATCGAGTGATATAGGAAATAAAAATGATGTACATCCACGGAATAAAAAGGTTGTGGGGGAAAGATTGGCGCGCTGGGCCTTAAAAACTGAATACGGTAGAGATGTTTTACCTTCCGGTCCTCTTGTTAAAAAAGTCATATATAAGGGTGGGAATATTGTCGTGGAATTTAAATATGCTTAG
- a CDS encoding sodium:solute symporter, producing the protein MALQNELQELEQTKDSKKIDSLQMEITRIFQNTNFSRTIWAYHTITDTWSRRGEIPGSTQLVADAEQWGDQIIIAYGEIAPGIRTPQINKINIQPQRADFGLVNYITLITYLALVIGIGWYFSRRNNSTSDFFLAGGRIPWWAAGLSIYATMLSAITYLSQPALAYSYDWQAYLGYFTILLIVPIVITYYLPFFRKLNITTAYEYLEKRFNIVIRIFGSASFLFFQLARMGVVLYLPALALSTVVGIDIYLAIVLMGVLAILYTVLGGIEAVIWTDVIQVVVLIGGLILGLIYIAVDIGDLGYIFNTALEDGKLKLFDFRWSWTEVVTWSLFLGSFALNFAPYTTDQAVVQRYLTTADEAASRKSIWLNGIISIPAGLLIFAMGTFLYVFFKDNPDFIAVGMQNDGIFPLFIANHLPPGVAGLVIAGIYSASMSSLDSSMHSVSTVVTIDYYKRFSNNYSEDNAMRVAKWVTIGVGVLGTGVACFMAAFPIASLFFFFQEIVGLFGSALASIFILGIFFRKANWAGTLVGAVLSVIVLVLVKYYTPLNFYIYPLIAIPVCVIGGYVASLLIPVQNNITENLVYSKKAIKQNN; encoded by the coding sequence TTGGCACTTCAAAATGAACTGCAGGAACTTGAGCAGACAAAAGATTCAAAAAAGATAGATTCCCTGCAAATGGAAATTACCAGGATCTTTCAAAATACCAATTTTTCAAGAACGATCTGGGCTTACCACACAATAACAGATACCTGGAGTCGCAGAGGTGAAATCCCGGGATCTACTCAACTAGTTGCAGATGCTGAACAATGGGGAGATCAAATAATTATTGCTTATGGGGAAATTGCTCCGGGTATAAGAACACCCCAAATTAATAAGATTAACATTCAACCCCAGAGGGCCGATTTTGGATTGGTAAATTATATAACTTTAATAACCTATTTAGCATTAGTTATAGGTATAGGCTGGTATTTTTCCCGAAGAAATAACAGTACTTCAGATTTTTTTCTGGCAGGAGGTCGTATTCCCTGGTGGGCAGCAGGTTTGAGTATCTATGCCACCATGCTTAGCGCCATTACCTATCTTTCACAACCCGCCCTGGCTTATTCTTATGATTGGCAGGCGTATCTAGGTTACTTTACCATTCTTTTAATTGTACCAATTGTCATTACTTACTATCTGCCATTTTTTAGAAAACTTAATATTACCACCGCTTATGAATATCTTGAAAAGCGTTTCAATATTGTTATAAGAATTTTTGGCAGTGCCTCCTTCCTGTTTTTTCAGCTTGCAAGGATGGGAGTGGTCCTTTACCTTCCGGCGCTGGCACTTTCAACGGTCGTTGGGATAGACATTTACCTTGCAATTGTCCTTATGGGAGTTTTAGCCATTCTTTATACTGTATTAGGGGGAATTGAAGCGGTTATTTGGACTGATGTTATTCAGGTAGTAGTACTTATAGGAGGCCTAATCTTAGGTCTTATTTATATAGCCGTGGACATTGGAGATTTGGGGTATATCTTTAATACAGCTTTGGAAGACGGGAAATTAAAACTCTTTGATTTTAGATGGAGTTGGACCGAAGTTGTAACCTGGTCACTCTTCCTTGGTTCCTTCGCCCTTAATTTTGCACCTTATACAACAGATCAGGCCGTGGTACAGCGATATCTTACTACAGCTGATGAGGCAGCTTCCCGAAAAAGTATCTGGTTAAACGGAATTATTTCTATTCCGGCAGGACTTCTCATTTTTGCTATGGGTACCTTCCTTTATGTGTTTTTTAAGGATAATCCCGATTTTATTGCCGTGGGGATGCAAAATGATGGGATTTTTCCATTGTTTATAGCAAACCACCTACCTCCAGGGGTAGCAGGGCTGGTAATTGCAGGTATTTATTCAGCATCCATGTCCAGTCTGGACAGCAGCATGCATAGTGTTTCTACTGTAGTCACCATTGATTACTACAAAAGATTTTCTAATAATTATTCTGAAGATAATGCGATGAGGGTCGCTAAATGGGTGACGATAGGTGTGGGTGTATTGGGTACTGGTGTGGCTTGTTTTATGGCTGCCTTCCCCATAGCTTCCCTGTTTTTCTTCTTTCAGGAAATCGTAGGATTGTTTGGTAGTGCACTAGCTAGTATTTTTATTCTCGGGATCTTCTTTAGGAAAGCTAATTGGGCAGGAACATTGGTGGGAGCAGTGCTTAGTGTAATCGTATTGGTTTTGGTTAAGTATTATACTCCGCTCAATTTCTATATTTATCCTCTCATAGCTATTCCGGTTTGTGTCATAGGTGGATATGTAGCCAGTCTTTTGATCCCGGTACAGAATAACATTACAGAAAACCTGGTTTACAGTAAAAAGGCGATAAAACAAAACAACTGA
- a CDS encoding Fur family transcriptional regulator: protein MKKSEKLLTEKNIRPTAMRLLVYEFMAEKTVAVTLTDIENAFTKSDRTTLYRTIKTFEENSIVHQIEDGTGVAKFALCAAGCNCDVNTDLHLHFHCTNCNETQCLTERKIPNIKLPPGFTATDVNLVVKGMCSNCTQK from the coding sequence ATGAAAAAATCGGAAAAATTATTAACAGAAAAGAATATTCGTCCTACCGCTATGAGACTTCTGGTTTACGAGTTTATGGCTGAAAAAACCGTGGCAGTTACCCTGACTGATATAGAAAACGCCTTTACAAAATCTGACCGCACAACCCTTTACCGGACGATAAAGACTTTTGAAGAAAATTCGATAGTCCACCAGATTGAAGATGGTACCGGAGTTGCAAAATTTGCTCTCTGTGCCGCCGGATGTAATTGTGATGTAAATACCGATTTGCATTTGCACTTTCACTGCACAAATTGTAATGAGACCCAATGTTTAACCGAGAGGAAAATACCGAATATTAAACTGCCTCCCGGATTTACTGCAACCGATGTTAATTTGGTTGTAAAAGGTATGTGCAGTAATTGTACCCAAAAATAA
- a CDS encoding DsbA family protein: MDKFQLVYFTDPLCCWSWGLEPQMRKLRYLLRERLQIKYVMGGLLRDWKHFTDQLNNIQKPSQMGPLWVEAKHLSGQPIEEHMWVNNPVDTSYLACMAVKAAEQQSWIAGEAMLRELREAVMIHKKNIGDTDIIMHIAEELEAEDILNKEKFEVSFLSDESSDLFRKDLEELKLKGITRFPTMLISYRGKTVQITGYLGHSLFLWKPLRL; this comes from the coding sequence ATGGATAAATTTCAGCTTGTATATTTTACAGATCCTCTTTGTTGTTGGAGTTGGGGCCTCGAACCTCAAATGCGAAAGCTGCGGTATTTACTTAGGGAACGTTTACAAATTAAATACGTCATGGGAGGACTTCTAAGAGATTGGAAGCATTTTACAGATCAGTTAAACAACATCCAAAAACCTTCTCAAATGGGTCCCTTGTGGGTGGAGGCGAAACATCTTTCAGGACAGCCTATAGAAGAACATATGTGGGTTAATAATCCTGTGGATACTTCATACCTGGCTTGTATGGCAGTAAAGGCAGCAGAACAACAATCCTGGATAGCCGGAGAAGCAATGCTGCGGGAATTGAGAGAGGCCGTTATGATCCATAAAAAGAACATAGGAGATACAGATATTATAATGCACATTGCTGAAGAACTGGAAGCTGAAGATATTCTGAATAAAGAAAAATTTGAGGTGTCATTTTTATCTGATGAATCATCTGATTTATTTAGGAAAGATCTTGAGGAACTGAAGTTAAAAGGGATAACAAGATTTCCCACTATGCTTATTAGCTATAGGGGAAAAACTGTTCAAATTACAGGATACTTAGGCCATTCTCTGTTCTTGTGGAAGCCTTTAAGGCTTTAG
- a CDS encoding AEC family transporter produces MLNIILISICLLSGFLVRKYKALPEGSYKAVNAWVINIALLAVALKYIPHIEWDFSLMLPLLMPIMVWTGSYLLVTILGKFISIGPGTRAALILSSGLSNTSFLGFPLSEAYYGKEGLQIAILCDQATFIVMATLGIITASKASNGGSFEIRTILKKVFTFPPFIAFCLAFILPLFISLDPIEPLLENFALTLVPLALFSVGMQFRLQSLKADAKLLSVALSYKLLLAPLLIFLICIALGLSSLVARISIFEAAMAPMVTGTIIATEYNLNPKLANIILSIGIPVSLLTTFLWSLILQLL; encoded by the coding sequence ATGCTTAACATAATCCTCATAAGTATTTGTTTACTCTCCGGCTTTTTAGTCCGAAAGTACAAAGCCTTACCCGAGGGGAGTTATAAAGCAGTAAATGCCTGGGTAATTAACATCGCATTACTAGCAGTGGCTTTGAAATACATTCCACACATCGAATGGGATTTTTCTCTTATGCTACCTCTCCTTATGCCTATAATGGTATGGACGGGAAGCTACCTACTCGTCACAATACTTGGAAAATTTATTTCAATAGGGCCGGGTACCAGGGCAGCCCTCATTCTTTCATCAGGACTTAGTAATACTTCATTTTTAGGTTTCCCTTTAAGCGAAGCATATTATGGCAAGGAGGGTCTGCAAATTGCAATTTTATGCGACCAGGCCACTTTTATAGTAATGGCAACCCTGGGGATCATCACTGCCAGCAAAGCTTCTAATGGTGGAAGCTTTGAAATTAGAACAATCCTTAAAAAAGTTTTTACCTTTCCTCCTTTTATTGCTTTTTGTCTTGCTTTCATCCTCCCACTCTTTATTTCTCTGGATCCCATAGAGCCCCTACTTGAGAATTTTGCTCTTACACTCGTTCCTCTTGCACTATTTTCAGTAGGAATGCAATTCCGGCTGCAATCACTTAAAGCAGATGCTAAACTTTTAAGTGTAGCTTTATCCTATAAACTATTGCTGGCCCCGCTCCTTATCTTCCTTATTTGTATCGCTCTGGGATTAAGTAGTCTGGTCGCCAGGATAAGTATTTTTGAAGCTGCCATGGCTCCTATGGTGACGGGGACAATAATTGCAACCGAATACAACCTGAACCCTAAATTAGCAAACATCATATTAAGTATTGGAATACCTGTTTCATTACTTACCACTTTTCTGTGGTCGCTCATTTTACAGCTACTGTAA
- a CDS encoding FadR/GntR family transcriptional regulator gives MHKIKPVENLSLVDKVEINLLEYFKSNKLQPGDAIPKEIDFANSLGVSRTVVREALLRLRTLGLIESKKHRGMVLTEPNIINSFERIMDPTLLGMNILKNLFELRLILEMGMADFLFARKTQKDLDEMEEIVEAEERSDADKHSFSLDREIAFHGKLYQMSNNKTLQRFQHLLLPAFEYVYLKNKTEDLSFKYSTGKFTTHRMLLDNIKVGTPETFRNAMRQHLEPHFVAVLENGK, from the coding sequence ATGCATAAGATCAAACCTGTAGAAAATCTATCCCTCGTCGATAAGGTAGAAATCAATTTACTGGAATATTTTAAAAGCAATAAACTGCAACCAGGGGATGCAATTCCAAAAGAAATAGATTTCGCCAATTCCCTTGGGGTAAGCCGCACTGTAGTGAGGGAAGCATTACTTCGCCTGCGTACCCTGGGATTAATCGAATCTAAGAAACACCGGGGGATGGTGTTAACTGAACCCAATATTATTAACAGCTTTGAAAGAATCATGGATCCTACATTATTGGGAATGAATATCCTGAAAAATCTTTTTGAACTTCGGCTTATTCTCGAGATGGGAATGGCAGATTTTCTTTTTGCACGCAAAACTCAAAAAGATCTTGATGAGATGGAGGAGATTGTAGAGGCCGAGGAAAGAAGTGATGCAGACAAACATTCCTTTAGCCTGGACAGAGAAATAGCTTTTCACGGAAAGCTTTATCAAATGTCTAATAATAAGACTTTACAACGTTTCCAGCACCTCTTGTTACCTGCTTTTGAATATGTCTACCTTAAGAATAAAACAGAGGATTTGTCCTTTAAATATTCTACGGGAAAATTCACTACTCACAGAATGTTATTAGATAATATTAAAGTAGGTACTCCTGAAACCTTCAGAAATGCCATGCGCCAACATTTGGAGCCTCATTTCGTGGCTGTTTTAGAAAATGGGAAATAG
- a CDS encoding SGNH/GDSL hydrolase family protein → MRYFILLILILSSGYSKAQETDSLVWYDLGKMKIFGQPGGEVSNPFQRFPDTMQELVREKVWELSKNPAGLNLNFKTNASRIVVSYEVSGDQGFPHMPPTGVSGVDLYMKEKAEEWKWVRGQFNFSDTITYKFQINTGSRESLIKDYMLYLPLYATVKWMKIGINKGSQLEVDLPDENELPIIAYGTSITQGACAGRPGTAWTARLSRMIHTPVLNFGFSGNGRLEKEVVQYIGRLKAKAFILDCLANFSSGQGLDAEEAEKRLIESIGLLRKSQPETPIIITDHAGYAHGEVNLLVRKIYMDLNEINQKVYDHLTQEGVPGLYLLKKKDLNLGVDDYIDGVHPNDAGMEKYSEAYYKKLMEISDL, encoded by the coding sequence ATGAGGTATTTCATTCTTTTAATATTGATCCTTTCCAGCGGATATTCAAAAGCTCAGGAAACTGACTCTCTTGTATGGTACGATCTGGGTAAAATGAAAATTTTTGGGCAGCCTGGGGGGGAGGTATCCAATCCTTTTCAACGTTTTCCTGATACTATGCAAGAACTTGTGCGTGAAAAGGTATGGGAGCTGTCAAAGAATCCTGCAGGTTTAAATTTGAACTTTAAAACTAATGCTTCCAGGATAGTGGTTTCCTATGAAGTAAGCGGTGACCAGGGTTTTCCCCATATGCCACCTACAGGGGTGAGTGGGGTAGATCTATATATGAAAGAGAAAGCCGAAGAATGGAAGTGGGTAAGGGGGCAGTTTAATTTTAGTGATACAATTACTTATAAGTTCCAGATAAATACCGGAAGCAGAGAATCTTTAATTAAGGATTATATGCTGTACCTCCCGTTATATGCTACTGTAAAATGGATGAAAATTGGCATTAATAAAGGATCTCAATTAGAGGTGGATTTACCCGATGAGAACGAACTGCCAATAATTGCCTATGGAACTTCCATAACCCAGGGAGCTTGTGCCGGAAGACCTGGAACAGCCTGGACCGCAAGACTATCGCGAATGATCCATACTCCTGTTTTAAATTTTGGTTTTTCAGGAAATGGGAGGTTGGAAAAGGAAGTAGTGCAGTATATTGGCAGATTAAAAGCAAAGGCCTTTATATTGGATTGTTTGGCTAATTTTAGCTCAGGGCAGGGATTAGATGCAGAGGAGGCAGAGAAGAGGCTTATTGAGAGCATCGGGTTACTCCGGAAATCTCAACCAGAAACGCCAATAATTATAACCGATCATGCAGGATATGCGCACGGGGAAGTAAACTTACTAGTAAGAAAAATTTACATGGATCTAAACGAAATAAACCAAAAAGTTTATGATCACCTGACTCAAGAGGGAGTTCCAGGACTTTATTTATTAAAGAAAAAAGATTTAAACCTTGGTGTAGATGATTATATAGATGGTGTTCATCCTAATGATGCGGGTATGGAAAAGTACTCTGAGGCCTATTATAAAAAGCTAATGGAAATTTCAGATTTATAA
- a CDS encoding AGE family epimerase/isomerase — protein sequence MNSQLYKNSLLKDIIPFWERHSLDKDHGGYFTCLDREGKVYDTDKFIWLQGRQAWMFSFLYNKVEQKQSWLEIAKSGVDFLKNKAMDSNGNFYFSTTREGRPLVQPYNIFSDCFAAMAFGQYAKASGDGEIRELARKTYFNILQKSNNPKGKYEKSTGERPLKSFSLPMILSNLVLELEEVLTSEEVESTIDKSIDEVMNVFLQRDKALVLENLNPDGSFNNSFEGRLINPGHGIEAMWFMVDIATRRNDKKLIDEATGVVLSILENSWDWEFGGIFYFLDIKGNPPQQLEWDQKLWWVHLETLVALAKAYQYTGRKDVWDWYEKVHDYAWKHFADPINGEWLGYLNRRGEVNLNLKGGKWKGCFHVPRAMFQCWKSFEAIEAKR from the coding sequence ATGAATTCACAACTGTACAAAAATAGTCTTTTAAAAGATATTATTCCCTTTTGGGAAAGACATTCCCTGGATAAGGACCATGGAGGATATTTTACCTGCCTTGATCGTGAAGGAAAAGTTTACGATACAGATAAGTTTATTTGGTTACAGGGGAGGCAGGCGTGGATGTTCTCTTTTCTTTATAATAAGGTGGAACAGAAGCAGTCCTGGCTGGAGATAGCTAAGTCGGGAGTTGATTTTTTGAAGAATAAGGCAATGGACAGTAATGGAAATTTCTATTTTTCTACCACCCGGGAGGGAAGGCCACTTGTTCAGCCATACAATATTTTTTCAGATTGCTTTGCAGCCATGGCATTTGGTCAATACGCAAAGGCATCAGGAGATGGAGAGATCCGGGAGCTGGCCAGGAAAACATATTTTAATATTCTGCAAAAAAGTAATAATCCCAAAGGGAAATATGAAAAATCTACTGGAGAAAGACCATTAAAAAGCTTTTCTCTCCCTATGATTCTTTCTAATCTGGTACTTGAGCTTGAAGAGGTTCTTACTTCAGAAGAAGTTGAGTCTACTATAGATAAAAGCATAGATGAGGTGATGAATGTTTTTCTTCAGCGGGATAAAGCCCTGGTGCTTGAAAATTTAAATCCTGATGGCAGTTTTAATAATAGTTTTGAGGGACGTCTAATAAATCCCGGTCACGGTATTGAGGCTATGTGGTTTATGGTGGACATTGCCACCAGGAGAAACGATAAAAAATTAATAGATGAAGCCACGGGTGTAGTTCTTAGTATCCTCGAGAATAGTTGGGACTGGGAGTTTGGTGGAATATTTTACTTTCTCGACATAAAAGGGAATCCACCTCAACAGCTGGAATGGGACCAGAAGCTCTGGTGGGTACATCTTGAGACACTAGTAGCATTAGCCAAAGCATACCAATATACGGGCAGAAAAGATGTATGGGACTGGTATGAAAAGGTTCACGACTATGCCTGGAAACATTTTGCCGATCCCATAAATGGAGAGTGGTTAGGGTATTTAAATCGAAGGGGAGAGGTTAATCTTAATTTGAAAGGTGGAAAGTGGAAAGGCTGTTTTCATGTTCCCCGGGCTATGTTTCAATGTTGGAAAAGCTTTGAAGCAATAGAAGCTAAGAGGTAA